One window from the genome of Gimesia aquarii encodes:
- a CDS encoding Hint domain-containing protein, with protein sequence MDQRQANPQFALIQSGSPPRAAISTKPPLLTNPQQPSITASNPINTPTQKGTSMTDRRQPAPTENSKSSRFTGPLSWLSMFCLLGALVFGFGADKTDANAVSHIEPKTQVTDTSIPYKTADIKDVKIGERLLGKNPIQDEVDEFVPDIIPSEWRLLHLTMHKANGKRLDMQFLRPLDWIKSNGAKLGATIDLDLPEFGAKGPAKVVLIEPCPPIKSGPGNVVTGKFIHESDGNLIDLRIEGQQEATTVTANHRYWSADRQQFVEAGHLKPGEQVKTLAGLKQVVSITPRFGNETVYNLEVQGEHVYLVGSLGALVHNNYPGTRMVDIRKLIYPTSRPYAEAKKLNKFGKFDWDLYKPIEVIQKGRKIYLREGVTRVEAALRRKDALGDPDPILQLPAIFLPN encoded by the coding sequence ATGGACCAACGACAGGCGAATCCGCAGTTTGCACTGATCCAATCCGGCTCTCCTCCACGCGCGGCAATCAGTACGAAACCACCTTTGTTGACGAATCCGCAACAGCCGTCGATTACTGCTTCAAATCCGATTAACACTCCGACACAGAAAGGAACTTCGATGACCGATCGACGTCAACCCGCTCCGACGGAGAATTCGAAATCGTCCCGATTCACGGGGCCCTTATCCTGGCTCAGCATGTTCTGTCTATTAGGCGCGCTGGTCTTTGGCTTTGGCGCCGATAAGACCGATGCTAATGCCGTCTCACACATTGAACCCAAGACGCAAGTCACCGACACGTCGATCCCCTACAAAACGGCAGACATCAAAGATGTGAAGATCGGCGAACGGCTGCTGGGCAAAAATCCGATCCAAGACGAAGTCGATGAGTTCGTACCCGACATCATCCCCAGCGAATGGCGGTTGCTGCATCTCACAATGCACAAAGCCAACGGCAAACGCCTCGACATGCAGTTCCTGCGGCCGCTCGACTGGATCAAATCCAACGGGGCCAAATTAGGAGCAACCATTGACTTGGATCTCCCCGAGTTCGGTGCCAAAGGCCCTGCCAAAGTCGTTTTGATAGAACCGTGCCCACCAATTAAATCAGGCCCAGGAAATGTTGTTACCGGCAAATTCATCCACGAATCGGACGGGAACTTGATTGACTTGAGGATCGAAGGACAACAGGAAGCTACTACCGTTACTGCCAACCACCGCTACTGGTCAGCTGACCGACAACAATTTGTTGAAGCTGGGCATCTTAAACCGGGTGAACAAGTTAAAACATTAGCCGGGTTGAAACAAGTTGTTTCCATCACCCCTCGTTTTGGCAATGAGACCGTTTACAATCTGGAAGTTCAGGGAGAACACGTTTATCTGGTTGGTTCTCTCGGCGCTTTGGTGCATAATAATTACCCTGGAACAAGGATGGTAGATATCAGGAAACTAATCTACCCAACGAGCAGGCCATATGCTGAAGCAAAAAAACTTAATAAGTTCGGTAAATTTGATTGGGATTTGTACAAACCAATTGAAGTTATACAAAAAGGGAGAAAGATATATTTGCGCGAGGGAGTTACCCGTGTAGAAGCTGCTCTTAGACGAAAAGATGCTCTCGGTGATCCAGATCCGATACTACAGCTTCCTGCAATATTTCTTCCCAATTAA
- a CDS encoding site-specific integrase: MNAAIRGKLISSNPFAELKSTVKGNPNRFYFVTEEEAQKVINACPNSEWRLIFALTRYGGLRMPSELTGLR; encoded by the coding sequence ATGAATGCGGCCATACGCGGAAAGTTGATATCCAGTAATCCATTTGCTGAGTTGAAATCTACAGTAAAGGGAAACCCGAATCGATTCTATTTTGTAACTGAAGAAGAAGCACAAAAAGTAATTAATGCTTGCCCCAATTCTGAATGGCGTCTGATCTTCGCTCTAACACGCTATGGAGGTTTGAGAATGCCTTCAGAGCTGACCGGACTACGTTGA
- a CDS encoding thiamine-phosphate kinase has product MPPPFHEFDLIQWIREQCPDSQTDLLGIGDDTAILQPPKGRELLLATDMLLEGTHFTLPPATPELAGRKALAVNLSDLAAMVGKPHSALVSLALPQSKGPEFAKAVMQGIIDLAQEFQVQLIGGDTNSWQGPLVINVAIIGTALQAQSVTRSGSTPGDWIFVTGELGGSIHSHHLTFTPRVDEASRLSQSVTIKSMIDISDGLASDLFHILDESKVGAQINAAEIPISNRVSLDQQQTSRLQHALSDGEDFELLFTVSPEDGKRLVSQNPLQINLKHIGQITQEQGAVLHHTDGSRTSLKRTGWKHSLSDQKRND; this is encoded by the coding sequence ATGCCCCCTCCATTTCACGAATTTGACCTGATTCAATGGATTCGTGAGCAGTGCCCCGATTCACAAACAGATCTTCTGGGCATTGGTGATGACACCGCTATCCTTCAACCACCCAAAGGTCGCGAGCTACTTCTGGCAACTGACATGCTGTTGGAAGGGACTCACTTCACACTTCCACCCGCTACTCCTGAATTGGCAGGTCGCAAAGCGTTAGCCGTGAATCTGAGTGATCTCGCAGCGATGGTGGGTAAACCACATTCGGCACTTGTCAGTCTGGCGTTACCACAATCAAAAGGACCAGAATTCGCTAAGGCCGTGATGCAAGGGATAATTGATCTGGCACAGGAATTTCAAGTACAGCTCATTGGCGGCGATACAAACAGCTGGCAGGGACCGCTCGTTATTAATGTCGCAATTATTGGAACCGCGCTACAGGCACAATCGGTAACACGTTCAGGGAGTACTCCCGGCGATTGGATTTTTGTCACCGGGGAGTTAGGTGGCAGCATCCATTCGCATCATCTCACATTTACCCCCAGAGTGGATGAGGCAAGCCGGCTGAGTCAATCCGTGACTATCAAATCGATGATTGATATTAGTGATGGTCTGGCCTCTGATCTGTTCCATATTCTTGACGAATCGAAAGTAGGTGCCCAAATTAATGCAGCAGAGATTCCCATTAGCAACAGAGTTTCTCTGGATCAGCAACAGACCTCTCGGTTGCAACATGCTTTATCGGATGGAGAAGATTTTGAGCTACTGTTTACCGTTTCGCCGGAAGACGGAAAACGACTTGTAAGTCAAAATCCGTTACAAATTAACTTGAAACATATCGGTCAAATTACGCAAGAGCAGGGCGCCGTTCTCCACCACACAGATGGTTCTCGAACTTCGCTCAAACGGACTGGCTGGAAACATTCGCTATCAGATCAAAAGAGAAATGATTAA
- a CDS encoding YbaB/EbfC family nucleoid-associated protein: MFKGLGNIAGMMKQFSEMQGRMQEMQEKLGKLRFEGSAGGGMVNVEANGQQKILAYKIDQTLLDSDDKEMLEDLLTAATNQALEKAREGAAEEMAQLTGGMNIPGLDEALAKFNPNA; the protein is encoded by the coding sequence ATGTTCAAAGGACTGGGAAATATCGCCGGCATGATGAAACAATTTTCAGAGATGCAGGGGCGCATGCAGGAAATGCAGGAGAAATTGGGAAAGCTTCGATTTGAGGGTTCCGCCGGGGGTGGAATGGTTAACGTCGAAGCCAATGGTCAGCAGAAAATTCTGGCTTACAAGATAGATCAGACTCTACTCGACAGTGATGATAAGGAGATGCTCGAAGACCTTTTGACCGCGGCAACCAATCAGGCATTGGAAAAGGCTCGTGAAGGGGCCGCCGAAGAAATGGCTCAACTGACAGGAGGGATGAATATTCCCGGATTGGATGAGGCATTGGCAAAATTCAATCCGAATGCTTAG
- a CDS encoding acyl-CoA dehydrogenase family protein produces MSDDYLNQIRPERFTSEFDALLKTVSDYAHRPETEHLWPDGSWEVLKQAGVLGWNIPLQFGGAEFSAIEMTYGYASLAEACLTTTFVLTQFNAACQRINWSEDHDVKARVFNELATGAKFATVGISHLTTSRQHLSKPTVVAKQTSTGWLLDGFVPWVTGAVHADYIVTGGVCEEGTQILGLVSTGLQGVEVQPAINMLSMTGSQTGPVKLNEVEISAEDLIAGPVENVMKRPDGQGGAGSLTTSALALGVARRTIKKLKAEADKRPDLEEIYQPFNAECEEIFTDMFGALNSGTLNSSISEKTRERSNSLVLRASQALLAAVKGAGFVKGHPAERAIREAMFFLVWSCPQPVVHANMKEFACVLD; encoded by the coding sequence ATGTCAGACGATTACTTGAATCAAATCAGGCCGGAACGATTTACATCAGAATTCGATGCTTTGTTAAAGACGGTATCAGATTACGCGCACCGTCCCGAGACAGAGCATCTCTGGCCCGACGGATCGTGGGAAGTACTCAAGCAAGCGGGCGTCCTGGGTTGGAATATCCCTCTTCAATTTGGTGGAGCCGAATTCAGTGCGATCGAGATGACATATGGCTATGCGAGTTTGGCAGAGGCCTGTTTAACGACAACGTTTGTTTTAACTCAGTTCAATGCGGCATGCCAGCGGATCAACTGGTCTGAAGATCACGATGTCAAAGCCAGAGTATTCAATGAATTAGCAACCGGGGCGAAATTTGCCACGGTGGGGATTTCCCATCTCACCACTTCCAGACAACACTTGAGTAAACCAACAGTGGTTGCAAAACAGACGTCAACGGGGTGGTTGTTGGATGGTTTTGTACCCTGGGTCACGGGAGCCGTCCATGCCGATTATATTGTGACCGGTGGCGTCTGTGAGGAGGGGACCCAAATCCTCGGACTGGTTAGTACGGGGTTGCAAGGCGTGGAAGTTCAGCCCGCGATTAATATGTTATCAATGACAGGATCACAAACCGGTCCCGTTAAACTCAATGAAGTGGAGATTTCTGCAGAAGATCTGATTGCCGGCCCGGTAGAAAATGTCATGAAGCGTCCCGATGGTCAGGGCGGCGCCGGTTCTTTAACAACTTCAGCGTTAGCTTTGGGTGTCGCCAGGAGAACGATCAAAAAATTGAAAGCAGAAGCCGACAAACGCCCCGATCTGGAAGAAATCTATCAGCCATTCAATGCTGAATGCGAGGAAATCTTTACCGATATGTTTGGTGCCTTAAATTCAGGAACGCTGAACAGTTCAATTTCTGAAAAGACTCGAGAGCGATCCAACTCCTTGGTACTTCGCGCCTCCCAGGCGTTACTGGCAGCTGTGAAAGGTGCGGGCTTTGTCAAAGGCCATCCGGCAGAGAGAGCAATCCGTGAAGCGATGTTCTTTCTCGTCTGGTCCTGCCCACAACCCGTCGTGCATGCCAACATGAAAGAATTTGCCTGTGTGCTTGACTGA
- a CDS encoding trypsin-like peptidase domain-containing protein → MELGHTRVIARHLDELSHRMIKCFYKFTLCTALLLTGLGAFCEHSAASDIRKTPLVRAIERAKTSVVNIHSEKTARTDDSLFGSGKSRKVNGMGTGIVVDPRGYIVTNHHVVDGVDSLRVTMIDGGTFNARVISSNQSEDLAIIKINPTKKLTVMPPGTSSDLMLGETVIAVGNAFGYEHTVTSGIISSLSRDVEVNEKQSYKNLIQTDASINPGNSGGPLLNLDGEVVGINVAIRAGAQRIGFAIPIDDARKIIANLISTELIDHTYHGIQAKDVKQGDKQMLVLKQPLKNSPAEKSGLQKDDIVMKAGSVNVVDRADLERALMGHKVGDTIDLLIRRKEKTQTVQITLADVGNVVRTTPVSAPIVRAQNTEVSTDPTINKTWELLGIRIAKIPETQKHLLNPRYEGGMLIEEVRPKSPAAINGMRRGDILVGLHIWETVNLSNVSYVLSNSKLASFSPLKFYILRKNETLYGHLPLNLTSSH, encoded by the coding sequence ATGGAACTAGGACACACGCGAGTAATCGCCCGCCACCTCGATGAACTGAGCCACCGAATGATTAAGTGTTTTTATAAATTTACACTATGCACCGCTCTCCTTCTCACTGGATTAGGTGCGTTTTGTGAACATAGTGCCGCTTCCGATATCAGAAAAACTCCGCTGGTACGAGCTATTGAACGTGCAAAAACCTCTGTGGTGAATATCCACAGCGAAAAAACAGCTCGTACCGATGACTCACTCTTCGGTTCCGGAAAAAGCCGAAAAGTCAATGGAATGGGAACGGGAATTGTCGTCGACCCCAGAGGCTATATTGTCACGAACCATCACGTTGTGGACGGTGTCGATTCCCTGCGTGTGACAATGATAGATGGCGGCACGTTTAACGCCCGAGTTATTTCTTCAAACCAAAGCGAAGATCTTGCGATCATCAAGATCAATCCCACAAAAAAATTGACTGTAATGCCGCCAGGAACTTCCTCAGATTTGATGTTGGGAGAAACCGTCATTGCTGTCGGGAATGCTTTTGGCTACGAACATACCGTCACTTCCGGAATCATCAGTTCGCTCTCACGTGATGTTGAAGTGAATGAAAAACAATCATACAAAAATCTAATCCAGACCGATGCCAGTATTAACCCGGGAAACAGTGGTGGACCGCTCCTGAATCTTGATGGTGAGGTCGTCGGCATCAATGTCGCCATTCGCGCTGGTGCACAACGAATCGGTTTCGCGATTCCCATTGATGATGCTCGAAAAATTATTGCCAACCTGATTAGTACCGAATTGATCGACCACACTTATCACGGAATTCAAGCCAAAGATGTTAAGCAGGGTGACAAGCAGATGCTTGTACTCAAGCAACCGCTGAAAAACAGTCCTGCCGAAAAATCAGGTTTGCAAAAAGATGACATTGTCATGAAAGCAGGCTCTGTTAACGTGGTCGACCGTGCCGATCTGGAACGGGCTTTAATGGGCCACAAGGTGGGTGACACCATCGACCTGTTGATTCGACGTAAAGAGAAAACTCAAACCGTTCAAATCACTCTGGCAGACGTTGGAAATGTTGTTCGCACGACTCCTGTAAGTGCCCCCATTGTTCGCGCTCAAAATACAGAAGTTTCGACTGACCCAACCATCAACAAAACATGGGAACTGCTTGGAATTCGTATCGCAAAGATTCCTGAAACACAAAAACATCTTCTAAATCCTCGCTACGAAGGGGGAATGTTGATCGAAGAAGTTCGTCCAAAAAGCCCTGCCGCCATCAATGGCATGCGAAGAGGCGACATCCTGGTTGGACTGCACATCTGGGAGACCGTCAATCTGAGCAATGTTTCCTACGTACTAAGCAACTCAAAGCTGGCCAGCTTTAGTCCGCTTAAGTTTTACATTCTTCGGAAAAACGAAACATTGTACGGCCATTTACCACTGAATCTCACTAGTTCCCACTAA
- the recR gene encoding recombination mediator RecR, with product MSIRGRESQSHPYGSSVGQLIDQFATLPGIGRKSAERLAHYILSIPEGNARQLADAIMAVKQSVRPCTVCYNLTENEVCNICADTRRDKKLVCVVEQPRDVVSLEATSSFQGVYHVLQGRISPLEGVGPEKLTIDALVRRVKQDGVSEIIMATNPTLEGDGTALYISNLLENENVEITRLARGIASGSVLEFANKEMLSDALQGRQRF from the coding sequence ATGTCGATACGTGGAAGAGAGAGTCAGTCTCATCCTTATGGTTCCAGTGTGGGACAATTGATCGATCAATTTGCCACTCTGCCTGGGATTGGTCGCAAATCTGCAGAGCGACTCGCTCATTATATTTTATCGATACCCGAAGGAAATGCGCGGCAGTTGGCTGATGCAATCATGGCTGTTAAACAGTCCGTACGGCCCTGCACCGTTTGTTACAACCTTACCGAAAATGAAGTCTGTAACATCTGTGCGGATACTCGACGGGACAAAAAGCTGGTTTGTGTTGTAGAGCAACCACGCGATGTGGTTTCTCTGGAAGCAACTAGTTCCTTTCAGGGAGTTTATCACGTTCTACAAGGACGGATTTCCCCTCTGGAGGGAGTGGGACCTGAAAAACTGACAATTGATGCGCTCGTTCGTCGTGTGAAGCAGGATGGTGTCAGCGAGATCATCATGGCGACAAACCCGACACTCGAAGGGGATGGGACGGCTTTATATATTTCAAATCTTTTAGAAAACGAAAATGTCGAAATTACCAGATTGGCGCGGGGGATTGCTTCTGGGAGTGTGCTAGAGTTTGCTAACAAAGAGATGTTATCTGATGCGTTACAGGGGCGACAACGTTTTTAA
- the rpoN gene encoding RNA polymerase factor sigma-54, translated as MHLNISQQMKLGQQMKLAPRMIQSMEILQLPLQALEERIDQELEENVCLERESTNESTPDTESELLRDQANSESNGHEIDEKEIIAGNEQNNESDFERLLEMAEQWPEDNVTSATKPSANRISDDMERSNDAVANISERQQTINEYLVEQFHFFNCSPEVREFGEYLIQNLDHNGRLQSSLPEIVQVYEKKISQEDAEAALRLIQKCDPPGVGARDLKECLLLQLKPDAPFREVLVTLISSHLDDLGQNRLPVIQRKTGYSIDTIKNAMSYLRYLDPFPGRGFESEPVLKVTPDVFVKRDENGKYVVEVENEYTPPLRISRYFQNLLRNNADDQTKEYIKKKIDSAKWLIEAIEQRHSTLKRVAQAIVDFQTEFLDNGPEHIVPLKMQQIADVVGVHVTTVSRAVDDKWIQTPRGLYPLKRFFGGGTKTSDGEDVAWGIIRLKMKEIIDAEDKNKPLSDDALVEALSKEGYNLARRTVTKYRKAMNIPSSRQRREY; from the coding sequence ATGCATCTGAATATTTCCCAGCAAATGAAACTGGGCCAGCAAATGAAGCTGGCACCCAGAATGATTCAGTCGATGGAAATCTTACAGCTTCCATTGCAGGCGCTGGAAGAACGCATCGACCAGGAACTGGAAGAGAACGTCTGTCTGGAACGTGAGAGTACCAACGAGAGTACCCCCGACACTGAGTCGGAACTTCTGCGTGATCAAGCGAACTCAGAATCGAACGGCCATGAGATTGACGAAAAAGAAATCATCGCGGGGAATGAGCAGAATAACGAGTCGGACTTTGAGCGTTTATTGGAGATGGCAGAGCAATGGCCGGAAGATAATGTAACTTCAGCCACGAAGCCTTCAGCGAACCGTATCAGTGATGATATGGAACGTAGTAATGACGCCGTTGCGAATATTTCGGAACGACAACAGACGATTAATGAATATCTGGTGGAACAGTTCCATTTCTTCAATTGCTCTCCGGAAGTGCGGGAATTTGGTGAATATCTCATTCAAAACCTGGACCATAATGGTCGGTTGCAAAGTTCATTACCTGAGATCGTACAGGTTTATGAGAAAAAAATCTCACAAGAAGATGCTGAAGCAGCGCTCCGTTTGATTCAAAAATGTGATCCTCCTGGCGTGGGAGCCAGAGATCTGAAGGAATGTTTGCTGCTCCAGTTGAAACCGGATGCGCCATTTCGAGAAGTGCTGGTCACATTGATTTCTTCTCATCTGGATGACCTGGGGCAGAATCGTCTTCCCGTGATTCAACGCAAAACAGGCTATTCAATCGATACCATAAAGAACGCGATGTCATATTTGCGTTATCTTGATCCCTTCCCCGGGCGTGGCTTTGAATCGGAACCTGTTTTGAAGGTCACACCTGATGTTTTTGTCAAGCGCGATGAAAACGGGAAATATGTTGTCGAAGTGGAGAATGAATACACGCCACCGCTAAGAATTAGCCGCTATTTTCAAAATTTATTACGTAACAACGCAGACGATCAGACCAAAGAATACATTAAGAAAAAAATTGATTCTGCCAAATGGTTGATCGAAGCCATTGAACAGCGTCATAGTACTTTGAAACGTGTGGCACAGGCCATCGTCGACTTTCAGACAGAGTTTCTGGATAATGGTCCTGAGCACATTGTTCCCTTAAAAATGCAGCAAATTGCAGATGTGGTCGGTGTCCATGTAACAACCGTTTCCAGAGCTGTCGACGACAAATGGATTCAGACTCCACGTGGACTCTATCCACTCAAGAGATTCTTTGGCGGAGGCACAAAGACTTCGGATGGAGAAGACGTTGCCTGGGGAATTATCCGCTTGAAGATGAAAGAGATCATCGACGCGGAAGACAAAAATAAGCCACTCAGCGATGATGCCCTTGTGGAGGCACTGTCTAAGGAAGGCTATAATCTCGCTCGCAGAACCGTGACGAAATATCGTAAAGCGATGAATATTCCTTCATCACGCCAGAGACGCGAATATTAA
- a CDS encoding Na/Pi cotransporter family protein has protein sequence MFEMSTTLIGGLGIFLLGMKYMSQGLQSIAGASLRRLIGAVTNNRLLATIVGFLVTVLVQSSSVTTVMTVGFVNSGLMSLTQAIGVIMGANVGTTVTGWILVLKIGKYGLPMLGVAAFVYLFTKREKVRYTALAVMGVGMVFFGLQLMKEACKFLKDMPEFQDWFLHFTANTYVGLYQCMLVGCILTILVQSSSATLGITISLAATGLIPFETAAALVLGENIGTTVTALLASLGTTTNARRAAYFHVLFNISGVIWISTIFFWYVKFIPWLIDADVTKAVMVNGQATYPGSVKAIAATHSVFNILNTLVFLPFAGKIAKLLTRIVKDQPEEISHLTSLDIRILETPVLAIEQSRGEVIKMGEICDEMAQILNRILSREKPDPEEVEKLFQDEKELDRMQDEITHYITHLLSMDLPQEIISNGRCQLRMADEYESISDYLERIAKFRLKLNKQGRVFDQAHNDSLLDLLNMVEKQLTHVTKAYIEDNADVVAATVQSGEEIKRKVKTLQREHLDYLSAEKVDPYINVSYTSTLNALRRVRDHVVNLAEAMAGEK, from the coding sequence ATGTTTGAAATGTCGACCACCCTCATTGGAGGTTTGGGAATTTTTCTCCTCGGGATGAAATACATGTCCCAGGGGCTGCAGTCTATTGCGGGAGCCAGTCTGAGAAGACTGATTGGCGCGGTGACCAATAACCGTCTTCTGGCCACCATTGTCGGATTTCTGGTCACGGTTCTGGTGCAGTCCAGTTCAGTTACCACGGTAATGACTGTTGGCTTTGTGAACAGCGGGCTCATGTCGTTGACGCAGGCGATCGGCGTGATCATGGGCGCTAATGTCGGAACGACAGTGACAGGCTGGATTCTGGTTCTGAAAATTGGCAAATACGGTCTCCCCATGCTGGGTGTCGCCGCATTTGTGTATCTCTTTACCAAACGCGAAAAAGTGCGCTATACGGCTCTGGCAGTGATGGGCGTTGGGATGGTCTTTTTTGGTCTACAGCTCATGAAAGAAGCCTGTAAATTCTTAAAAGACATGCCGGAATTTCAAGACTGGTTTCTTCACTTTACGGCGAATACCTATGTGGGGCTTTATCAGTGTATGCTGGTTGGCTGTATTTTGACGATTCTGGTGCAGTCCTCATCCGCCACGCTGGGCATTACGATTTCACTTGCGGCGACAGGCCTCATTCCTTTTGAGACGGCAGCTGCGCTGGTGCTGGGAGAAAACATTGGCACCACAGTCACCGCATTACTCGCCTCATTGGGTACGACCACAAATGCTCGCCGTGCCGCCTATTTTCATGTCCTGTTCAATATCAGCGGGGTGATATGGATTTCGACAATCTTTTTCTGGTATGTTAAATTTATTCCCTGGCTGATTGATGCAGATGTCACAAAGGCTGTCATGGTCAATGGTCAGGCGACTTACCCCGGCAGTGTCAAGGCGATTGCCGCCACTCATTCGGTGTTTAATATTTTGAATACACTCGTATTTCTCCCCTTTGCGGGAAAGATCGCAAAACTACTGACGCGTATCGTTAAAGATCAGCCTGAGGAAATTTCACACCTGACCAGCCTTGATATTCGCATTCTTGAAACCCCGGTTCTAGCCATTGAGCAGTCTCGTGGCGAAGTGATTAAAATGGGTGAAATCTGTGACGAAATGGCTCAGATACTTAACCGGATTCTGTCACGAGAAAAGCCAGATCCAGAAGAAGTTGAGAAGCTCTTTCAAGATGAAAAAGAGCTGGACCGCATGCAGGATGAAATCACGCATTATATTACCCATCTCTTATCGATGGATCTGCCACAGGAAATCATCTCAAATGGGCGCTGTCAGTTAAGAATGGCAGATGAGTATGAATCCATCAGCGATTACCTGGAGCGTATCGCGAAATTCAGGCTGAAACTGAATAAGCAGGGCAGGGTGTTTGACCAGGCGCATAACGATTCGCTGCTTGATTTACTCAACATGGTCGAGAAACAACTGACGCATGTCACGAAGGCATACATCGAAGACAATGCTGATGTCGTGGCAGCGACTGTTCAATCCGGCGAAGAAATTAAACGCAAAGTCAAAACGTTGCAGCGAGAACATCTGGATTATTTGTCTGCGGAAAAAGTCGACCCCTACATTAATGTCTCTTACACATCAACTCTGAATGCATTGCGACGTGTGCGAGACCATGTTGTGAATCTGGCTGAAGCGATGGCTGGAGAAAAATAG
- a CDS encoding tetratricopeptide repeat protein, whose product MLRKRELCAAILIVLTVVILDFEVVYGLEGPKIFSKIKIVTSKAAKIKTGTGTIHQVSPGEVLVVTQSNQEWLWIPLLGGWIKETDVKAPEALIQLLDQSIQAAPTADRYQLRGIAYQALQQYEKALVDFNASLSLESENAHLYVNRGNIWRLQNKPVEALQDLNRAIKLEPSSANAFHIRGLVYFYNQEIKKSVQDFSAAIRIKPQTISALNARGIAYRELNQLDSALQDFNQAIKANNFVSEVFSNRASVWEQKKQFESAIKDYKRAIELNPSSAIAHNDLAWLYVTCDDSRFRDSTAAVLHAQKACELTEFEDANLLDTLATAYLENQQTDKAVKFLKKAIEKAPDDQKKIIKKKLEKIKKD is encoded by the coding sequence ATGTTAAGAAAACGAGAACTCTGTGCGGCGATATTGATAGTTTTGACGGTCGTAATTCTTGATTTTGAGGTCGTTTATGGATTGGAAGGACCAAAAATCTTTTCCAAAATTAAAATTGTGACTTCAAAAGCGGCAAAAATCAAAACTGGTACCGGCACTATTCATCAGGTTAGTCCTGGTGAAGTGCTCGTTGTCACACAAAGCAATCAAGAATGGCTGTGGATTCCACTTCTCGGGGGATGGATCAAAGAGACTGATGTCAAAGCCCCTGAAGCGCTGATTCAACTTCTCGATCAATCTATTCAGGCGGCACCTACCGCTGATCGCTATCAACTAAGAGGAATCGCCTACCAGGCTCTTCAGCAATATGAAAAGGCTTTGGTAGACTTCAATGCTTCACTCTCTTTGGAATCTGAGAATGCACATCTCTATGTTAATCGGGGAAATATCTGGCGTTTACAAAACAAGCCTGTGGAAGCACTGCAAGACCTCAATCGTGCTATCAAACTCGAACCATCCAGCGCAAACGCGTTTCATATTCGTGGTCTGGTTTACTTTTACAACCAGGAAATCAAGAAATCGGTCCAGGACTTTAGTGCGGCAATTCGCATTAAACCTCAAACGATTTCTGCTTTGAATGCCAGGGGAATTGCCTACCGGGAGTTGAACCAATTGGATTCTGCACTACAGGATTTCAATCAGGCTATCAAAGCCAACAACTTCGTATCCGAAGTATTCAGCAATCGTGCATCAGTTTGGGAGCAAAAAAAACAGTTCGAATCTGCGATCAAAGACTACAAAAGGGCGATCGAGCTTAATCCCTCGTCGGCAATTGCTCACAATGACCTCGCCTGGCTTTACGTCACTTGTGATGACTCTCGATTTCGTGACTCGACAGCAGCTGTGCTCCATGCTCAAAAAGCATGTGAATTGACAGAATTTGAAGACGCCAACCTGCTCGATACTTTAGCGACAGCTTATCTTGAAAATCAACAAACTGACAAAGCAGTGAAATTCCTCAAAAAAGCGATTGAAAAGGCTCCTGACGATCAAAAAAAAATAATAAAAAAGAAGCTCGAAAAAATCAAAAAAGATTAA